The following are from one region of the Halictus rubicundus isolate RS-2024b chromosome 15, iyHalRubi1_principal, whole genome shotgun sequence genome:
- the LOC143361505 gene encoding lysM and putative peptidoglycan-binding domain-containing protein 3 has protein sequence MKDTERQKSTRQMVYQRGNQREGSPHYVFLYSDDEASEEEDNIPLQPRNKSLSLPRKVEVINVQLKPEDTLQAVALRYRCTISELKRINKIHKENEIYARRFIKVPVKPFSLLTENLTETQTGQANPCNVSIAADEEARTSTSTQDPLVNIINTPVITQSPKAEINAIILNSVCEPLSTYNNSNNLEIVSADTDQLLASSESNSNDARLTDTFKCSGDDCGLSWTHLLGFSLFLCLAGPILYLLLCTTVFSSTNHSVTNH, from the exons ATGAAAGATACCGAAAGACAGAAAAGTACAAG ACAAATGGTTTATCAACGCGGAAATCAGAGGGAAGGTTCCCCGCATTATGTGTTTTTATATTCGGACGACGAAGCCAGCGAAGAAGAAGACAACATTCCTCTGCAACCGCGAAACAAGAGCTTATCGTTGCCACGAAAGGTGGAAGTGATTAATGTTCAGTTGAAGCCAGAGGACACTTTGCAAGCTGTAGCACTGAGATACAGATGCACG ATATCCGAGTTGAAGAGAATCAATAAGATTCACAAGGAGAACGAAATCTATGCGAGACGTTTCATAAAGGTACCAGTTAAACCTTTCTCTCTGTTGACTGAAAATTTGACAGAGACTCAGACCGGACAAGCCAATCCATGCAATGTAAGTATAGCTGCTGATGAAGAAGCTAGAACCAGTACATCTACGCAAGATCCATTAGTGAATATAATCAACACTCCGGTTATAACTCAATCACCGAAAGCAGAGATTAATGCGATAATATTGAATTCGGTGTGCGAGCCCTTATCGACATACAATAATAGTAATAACTTAGAGATTGTTAGTGCAGATACTGACCAATTGCTTGCTTCGTCAGAGAGTAACTCAAATGACGCCCGTTTAACAGATACATTTAAGTGTTCTGGTGATGACTGCGGATTATCCTGGACACACCTCCTTGGGTTTTCCCTGTTCTTATGTTTAGCAGGGCCTATCTTGTACCTACTCTTATGCACAACAGTATTTTCATCTACTAACCATTCGGTGACTAATCATTAG
- the LOC143361499 gene encoding uncharacterized protein LOC143361499 isoform X1 → MNLMFRKNFGGDKGLGGGGGGGGGGGGLEGRSVVGGAYASGSLGYGGSRFGVVRGAGQPGVGTRGPIRRSREFGYFPSMAEHEHQSYMYRTHLFLTPPSGGALGSPPDEPTERLGPPPRKNSGPHVIKWGGGGSAQQPAPGAQTQVRRKIQQKDPSEPATPTASRQVSFSGNRASGAYTPLVVSGNSPPRGEPISLATLDRDCFIIPLASLERFLPAGVPHAPIADKKRPGSPLSVLEVEDPKQCVLAHFMTPLEPLDPLMESPVSRPLVLQRDTAAELVAEIAPSASQSILLTNMEKNADFPFITYYLINKQNTDPVDFYNEVQCAALRKFDPRDLRYAASHTLDLFNEVATIARPPLEPPGVRPPIPSTGYIVSIFKVFEGDDGLKFEQNWLYWTGARMMYRYLPKSVGLRRITLHKSMSQGDKMYLLICECSQLQDNLSAAAILLPALRARLCGYTGLYRPSVCF, encoded by the exons ATGAATCTTATGTTCCGCAAGAACTTCGGCGGCGACAAGGGGCTCGGTggtggtggaggaggaggaggaggtggtggcGGATTGGAGGGTCGATCTGTCGTGGGGGGCGCGTACGCGTCCGGTTCCCTTGGGTACGGGGGCAGCAGGTTCGGCGTGGTCCGCGGCGCCGGCCAACCAGGCGTCGGAACTCGCGGACCTATCCGACGCAGCAGGGAATTTGGCTATTTCCCCTCGATGGCCGAGCATGAGCACCAGAGCTACATGTACAGGACTCACCTGTTCCTCACTCCACCGTCAGGCGGAGCCCTAGGATCGCCACCGGACGAGCCCACCGAGAGACTGGGACCGCCCCCAAGGAAGAACTCGGGCCCGCACGTCATCAAGTGGGGAGGAGGGGGCTCGGCCCAACAACCCGCACCTGGGGCGCAGACGCAGGTCCGGAGGAAGATCCAGCAGAAGGACCCGTCTGAACCGGCCACGCCCACTGCCTCCAGACAG GTATCCTTCAGCGGGAACCGGGCATCCGGAGCGTACACGCCCCTGGTGGTTTCCGGGAACAGTCCTCCACGTGGCGAACCAATCTCCCTGGCCACCTTGGACCGAGACTGTTTCATCATCCCCCTCGCATCCCTCGAACGATTTTTACCGGCCGGAGTACCG CACGCGCCAATCGCGGACAAGAAGAGGCCCGGCAGTCCGTTGTCAGTGCTCGAGGTCGAGGACCCGAAACAATGCGTTCTCGCGCACTTCATGACCCCATTGGAACCGTTGGATCCCCTGATGGAGTCTCCAGTCTCTCGTCCGTTGGTCTTGCAACGGGACACCGCGGCGGAACTCGTCGCAGAAATAGCGCCATCAGCTTCGCAGAGCATTCTGCTCACGAACATGGAGAAAAATG CCGATTTCCCATTCATCACGTACTACCTAATAAACAAACAGAACACGGATCCCGTGGACTTTTACAACGAGGTTCAATGCGCCGCCCTGAGGAAGTTCGACCCTCGGGATCTCCGGTACGCGGCCAGTCACACCTTGGATTTGTTTAACGAGGTTGCAACGATCGCGAGACCTCCATTGGAACCACCTGGCGTCAGACCACCGATTCCGTCCACCGGCTACATCGTCTCGATCTTCAAGGTTTTCGAGGGCGACGATGGCCTCAAGTTCGAACAAAACTGGCTCTACTGGACCG GCGCACGCATGATGTACCGATACTTGCCAAAATCGGTGGGCCTGAGGCGTATCACGCTGCACAAATCGATGTCTCAGGGCGACAAGATGTACCTATTGATCTGCGAGTGCTCTCAACTGCAAGACAATCTATCGGCAGCGGCGATACTGTTGCCAGCACTGCGTGCACGATTATGCGGCTACACTGGCCTGTACAGGCCATCGGTATGTTTCTGA
- the LOC143361510 gene encoding cytochrome c oxidase assembly factor 5 yields MMRYSSDGEQLKDTSRCASLRANLKMCLLESECCRTRKHTPRECLLRKDGTVPDECYALHKTFFECKHSIIDGRRRFRGPRE; encoded by the exons ATGATGCGATATTCGTCTGACGGCGAACAATTGAAAGACACATCAAGATGCGCATCCCTTCGTGCAAACTTGAAGATGTGTTTGCTAGAAAGTGAATGCTGTCGAACC CGTAAACACACGCCCAGAGAATGTCTCTTGAGAAAAGACGGTACTGTGCCTGACGAGTGCTACGCTCTGCATAAAACGTTTTTTGAATGCAAACATTCAATT ATCGACGGAAGAAGAAGATTTAGGGGACCGCGAGAATGA
- the LOC143361499 gene encoding uncharacterized protein LOC143361499 isoform X3 produces the protein MTSGQRNKSVVHPEQRYAYMPCPLYDTGGALGSPPDEPTERLGPPPRKNSGPHVIKWGGGGSAQQPAPGAQTQVRRKIQQKDPSEPATPTASRQVSFSGNRASGAYTPLVVSGNSPPRGEPISLATLDRDCFIIPLASLERFLPAGVPHAPIADKKRPGSPLSVLEVEDPKQCVLAHFMTPLEPLDPLMESPVSRPLVLQRDTAAELVAEIAPSASQSILLTNMEKNADFPFITYYLINKQNTDPVDFYNEVQCAALRKFDPRDLRYAASHTLDLFNEVATIARPPLEPPGVRPPIPSTGYIVSIFKVFEGDDGLKFEQNWLYWTGARMMYRYLPKSVGLRRITLHKSMSQGDKMYLLICECSQLQDNLSAAAILLPALRARLCGYTGLYRPSVCF, from the exons GCGGAGCCCTAGGATCGCCACCGGACGAGCCCACCGAGAGACTGGGACCGCCCCCAAGGAAGAACTCGGGCCCGCACGTCATCAAGTGGGGAGGAGGGGGCTCGGCCCAACAACCCGCACCTGGGGCGCAGACGCAGGTCCGGAGGAAGATCCAGCAGAAGGACCCGTCTGAACCGGCCACGCCCACTGCCTCCAGACAG GTATCCTTCAGCGGGAACCGGGCATCCGGAGCGTACACGCCCCTGGTGGTTTCCGGGAACAGTCCTCCACGTGGCGAACCAATCTCCCTGGCCACCTTGGACCGAGACTGTTTCATCATCCCCCTCGCATCCCTCGAACGATTTTTACCGGCCGGAGTACCG CACGCGCCAATCGCGGACAAGAAGAGGCCCGGCAGTCCGTTGTCAGTGCTCGAGGTCGAGGACCCGAAACAATGCGTTCTCGCGCACTTCATGACCCCATTGGAACCGTTGGATCCCCTGATGGAGTCTCCAGTCTCTCGTCCGTTGGTCTTGCAACGGGACACCGCGGCGGAACTCGTCGCAGAAATAGCGCCATCAGCTTCGCAGAGCATTCTGCTCACGAACATGGAGAAAAATG CCGATTTCCCATTCATCACGTACTACCTAATAAACAAACAGAACACGGATCCCGTGGACTTTTACAACGAGGTTCAATGCGCCGCCCTGAGGAAGTTCGACCCTCGGGATCTCCGGTACGCGGCCAGTCACACCTTGGATTTGTTTAACGAGGTTGCAACGATCGCGAGACCTCCATTGGAACCACCTGGCGTCAGACCACCGATTCCGTCCACCGGCTACATCGTCTCGATCTTCAAGGTTTTCGAGGGCGACGATGGCCTCAAGTTCGAACAAAACTGGCTCTACTGGACCG GCGCACGCATGATGTACCGATACTTGCCAAAATCGGTGGGCCTGAGGCGTATCACGCTGCACAAATCGATGTCTCAGGGCGACAAGATGTACCTATTGATCTGCGAGTGCTCTCAACTGCAAGACAATCTATCGGCAGCGGCGATACTGTTGCCAGCACTGCGTGCACGATTATGCGGCTACACTGGCCTGTACAGGCCATCGGTATGTTTCTGA
- the LOC143361499 gene encoding uncharacterized protein LOC143361499 isoform X5, producing the protein MYMRVFMRKGGALGSPPDEPTERLGPPPRKNSGPHVIKWGGGGSAQQPAPGAQTQVRRKIQQKDPSEPATPTASRQVSFSGNRASGAYTPLVVSGNSPPRGEPISLATLDRDCFIIPLASLERFLPAGVPHAPIADKKRPGSPLSVLEVEDPKQCVLAHFMTPLEPLDPLMESPVSRPLVLQRDTAAELVAEIAPSASQSILLTNMEKNADFPFITYYLINKQNTDPVDFYNEVQCAALRKFDPRDLRYAASHTLDLFNEVATIARPPLEPPGVRPPIPSTGYIVSIFKVFEGDDGLKFEQNWLYWTGARMMYRYLPKSVGLRRITLHKSMSQGDKMYLLICECSQLQDNLSAAAILLPALRARLCGYTGLYRPSVCF; encoded by the exons ATGTACATGAGAGTGTTTATGCGAAAAG GCGGAGCCCTAGGATCGCCACCGGACGAGCCCACCGAGAGACTGGGACCGCCCCCAAGGAAGAACTCGGGCCCGCACGTCATCAAGTGGGGAGGAGGGGGCTCGGCCCAACAACCCGCACCTGGGGCGCAGACGCAGGTCCGGAGGAAGATCCAGCAGAAGGACCCGTCTGAACCGGCCACGCCCACTGCCTCCAGACAG GTATCCTTCAGCGGGAACCGGGCATCCGGAGCGTACACGCCCCTGGTGGTTTCCGGGAACAGTCCTCCACGTGGCGAACCAATCTCCCTGGCCACCTTGGACCGAGACTGTTTCATCATCCCCCTCGCATCCCTCGAACGATTTTTACCGGCCGGAGTACCG CACGCGCCAATCGCGGACAAGAAGAGGCCCGGCAGTCCGTTGTCAGTGCTCGAGGTCGAGGACCCGAAACAATGCGTTCTCGCGCACTTCATGACCCCATTGGAACCGTTGGATCCCCTGATGGAGTCTCCAGTCTCTCGTCCGTTGGTCTTGCAACGGGACACCGCGGCGGAACTCGTCGCAGAAATAGCGCCATCAGCTTCGCAGAGCATTCTGCTCACGAACATGGAGAAAAATG CCGATTTCCCATTCATCACGTACTACCTAATAAACAAACAGAACACGGATCCCGTGGACTTTTACAACGAGGTTCAATGCGCCGCCCTGAGGAAGTTCGACCCTCGGGATCTCCGGTACGCGGCCAGTCACACCTTGGATTTGTTTAACGAGGTTGCAACGATCGCGAGACCTCCATTGGAACCACCTGGCGTCAGACCACCGATTCCGTCCACCGGCTACATCGTCTCGATCTTCAAGGTTTTCGAGGGCGACGATGGCCTCAAGTTCGAACAAAACTGGCTCTACTGGACCG GCGCACGCATGATGTACCGATACTTGCCAAAATCGGTGGGCCTGAGGCGTATCACGCTGCACAAATCGATGTCTCAGGGCGACAAGATGTACCTATTGATCTGCGAGTGCTCTCAACTGCAAGACAATCTATCGGCAGCGGCGATACTGTTGCCAGCACTGCGTGCACGATTATGCGGCTACACTGGCCTGTACAGGCCATCGGTATGTTTCTGA
- the LOC143361499 gene encoding uncharacterized protein LOC143361499 isoform X2 — MNLMFRKNFGGDKGLGGGGGGGGGGGGLEGRSVVGGAYASGSLGYGGSRFGVVRGAGQPGVGTRGPIRRSREFGYFPSMAEHEHQSYMYRTHLFLTPPSGGALGSPPDEPTERLGPPPRKNSGPHVIKWGGGGSAQQPAPGAQTQVRRKIQQKDPSEPATPTASRQHAPIADKKRPGSPLSVLEVEDPKQCVLAHFMTPLEPLDPLMESPVSRPLVLQRDTAAELVAEIAPSASQSILLTNMEKNADFPFITYYLINKQNTDPVDFYNEVQCAALRKFDPRDLRYAASHTLDLFNEVATIARPPLEPPGVRPPIPSTGYIVSIFKVFEGDDGLKFEQNWLYWTGARMMYRYLPKSVGLRRITLHKSMSQGDKMYLLICECSQLQDNLSAAAILLPALRARLCGYTGLYRPSVCF; from the exons ATGAATCTTATGTTCCGCAAGAACTTCGGCGGCGACAAGGGGCTCGGTggtggtggaggaggaggaggaggtggtggcGGATTGGAGGGTCGATCTGTCGTGGGGGGCGCGTACGCGTCCGGTTCCCTTGGGTACGGGGGCAGCAGGTTCGGCGTGGTCCGCGGCGCCGGCCAACCAGGCGTCGGAACTCGCGGACCTATCCGACGCAGCAGGGAATTTGGCTATTTCCCCTCGATGGCCGAGCATGAGCACCAGAGCTACATGTACAGGACTCACCTGTTCCTCACTCCACCGTCAGGCGGAGCCCTAGGATCGCCACCGGACGAGCCCACCGAGAGACTGGGACCGCCCCCAAGGAAGAACTCGGGCCCGCACGTCATCAAGTGGGGAGGAGGGGGCTCGGCCCAACAACCCGCACCTGGGGCGCAGACGCAGGTCCGGAGGAAGATCCAGCAGAAGGACCCGTCTGAACCGGCCACGCCCACTGCCTCCAGACAG CACGCGCCAATCGCGGACAAGAAGAGGCCCGGCAGTCCGTTGTCAGTGCTCGAGGTCGAGGACCCGAAACAATGCGTTCTCGCGCACTTCATGACCCCATTGGAACCGTTGGATCCCCTGATGGAGTCTCCAGTCTCTCGTCCGTTGGTCTTGCAACGGGACACCGCGGCGGAACTCGTCGCAGAAATAGCGCCATCAGCTTCGCAGAGCATTCTGCTCACGAACATGGAGAAAAATG CCGATTTCCCATTCATCACGTACTACCTAATAAACAAACAGAACACGGATCCCGTGGACTTTTACAACGAGGTTCAATGCGCCGCCCTGAGGAAGTTCGACCCTCGGGATCTCCGGTACGCGGCCAGTCACACCTTGGATTTGTTTAACGAGGTTGCAACGATCGCGAGACCTCCATTGGAACCACCTGGCGTCAGACCACCGATTCCGTCCACCGGCTACATCGTCTCGATCTTCAAGGTTTTCGAGGGCGACGATGGCCTCAAGTTCGAACAAAACTGGCTCTACTGGACCG GCGCACGCATGATGTACCGATACTTGCCAAAATCGGTGGGCCTGAGGCGTATCACGCTGCACAAATCGATGTCTCAGGGCGACAAGATGTACCTATTGATCTGCGAGTGCTCTCAACTGCAAGACAATCTATCGGCAGCGGCGATACTGTTGCCAGCACTGCGTGCACGATTATGCGGCTACACTGGCCTGTACAGGCCATCGGTATGTTTCTGA
- the LOC143361499 gene encoding uncharacterized protein LOC143361499 isoform X4, with amino-acid sequence MAEHEHQSYMYRTHLFLTPPSGGALGSPPDEPTERLGPPPRKNSGPHVIKWGGGGSAQQPAPGAQTQVRRKIQQKDPSEPATPTASRQVSFSGNRASGAYTPLVVSGNSPPRGEPISLATLDRDCFIIPLASLERFLPAGVPHAPIADKKRPGSPLSVLEVEDPKQCVLAHFMTPLEPLDPLMESPVSRPLVLQRDTAAELVAEIAPSASQSILLTNMEKNADFPFITYYLINKQNTDPVDFYNEVQCAALRKFDPRDLRYAASHTLDLFNEVATIARPPLEPPGVRPPIPSTGYIVSIFKVFEGDDGLKFEQNWLYWTGARMMYRYLPKSVGLRRITLHKSMSQGDKMYLLICECSQLQDNLSAAAILLPALRARLCGYTGLYRPSVCF; translated from the exons ATGGCCGAGCATGAGCACCAGAGCTACATGTACAGGACTCACCTGTTCCTCACTCCACCGTCAGGCGGAGCCCTAGGATCGCCACCGGACGAGCCCACCGAGAGACTGGGACCGCCCCCAAGGAAGAACTCGGGCCCGCACGTCATCAAGTGGGGAGGAGGGGGCTCGGCCCAACAACCCGCACCTGGGGCGCAGACGCAGGTCCGGAGGAAGATCCAGCAGAAGGACCCGTCTGAACCGGCCACGCCCACTGCCTCCAGACAG GTATCCTTCAGCGGGAACCGGGCATCCGGAGCGTACACGCCCCTGGTGGTTTCCGGGAACAGTCCTCCACGTGGCGAACCAATCTCCCTGGCCACCTTGGACCGAGACTGTTTCATCATCCCCCTCGCATCCCTCGAACGATTTTTACCGGCCGGAGTACCG CACGCGCCAATCGCGGACAAGAAGAGGCCCGGCAGTCCGTTGTCAGTGCTCGAGGTCGAGGACCCGAAACAATGCGTTCTCGCGCACTTCATGACCCCATTGGAACCGTTGGATCCCCTGATGGAGTCTCCAGTCTCTCGTCCGTTGGTCTTGCAACGGGACACCGCGGCGGAACTCGTCGCAGAAATAGCGCCATCAGCTTCGCAGAGCATTCTGCTCACGAACATGGAGAAAAATG CCGATTTCCCATTCATCACGTACTACCTAATAAACAAACAGAACACGGATCCCGTGGACTTTTACAACGAGGTTCAATGCGCCGCCCTGAGGAAGTTCGACCCTCGGGATCTCCGGTACGCGGCCAGTCACACCTTGGATTTGTTTAACGAGGTTGCAACGATCGCGAGACCTCCATTGGAACCACCTGGCGTCAGACCACCGATTCCGTCCACCGGCTACATCGTCTCGATCTTCAAGGTTTTCGAGGGCGACGATGGCCTCAAGTTCGAACAAAACTGGCTCTACTGGACCG GCGCACGCATGATGTACCGATACTTGCCAAAATCGGTGGGCCTGAGGCGTATCACGCTGCACAAATCGATGTCTCAGGGCGACAAGATGTACCTATTGATCTGCGAGTGCTCTCAACTGCAAGACAATCTATCGGCAGCGGCGATACTGTTGCCAGCACTGCGTGCACGATTATGCGGCTACACTGGCCTGTACAGGCCATCGGTATGTTTCTGA
- the Rps11 gene encoding ribosomal protein S11 → MADQTERSFQKQPTIFLNRKKGLGPKRRKPMRYSRNVGLGFKTPREAIEGTYIDKKCPFTGNISIRGRILTGVVQKMKMQRTIVIRRDYLHYIRKYNRFEKRHRNMSVHLSPCFRDVEIGDVVTIGECRPLSKTVRFNVLKVSKGTGSKKSFKKF, encoded by the exons ATGGCTGATCAG ACCGAGCGTTCGTTTCAAAAACAACCCACGATCTTTCTTAACCGCAAGAAAGGTCTGGGCCCCAAGAGAAGGAAGCCTATGAGATATAGCCGAAATGTCGGTCTGGGATTCAAAACACCTCGTGAG GCTATCGAGGGAACTTACATTGACAAAAAATGTCCATTCACTGGTAACATTTCCATCAGAGGGCGTATTCTCACCGGTGTTGTACAAAAGATGAAAATGCAGAGGACCATTGTCATACGTAGGGATTACCTGCATTATATCAGAAAGTACAATCGTTTTGAAAAACGCCATCGCAATATGAGTGTCCATCTTAGTCCTTGCTTCAG AGATGTGGAAATAGGTGATGTTGTCACAATTGGAGAATGCAGACCCCTCAGTAAAACAGTCAGATTTAATGTTCTGAAGGTATCCAAGGGAACTGGATCGAAGAAGAGTTTTAAGAAGTTCTAA